The genomic DNA ATGTTATAAGACATGCTGTTAAAGGCATGATATCTAAAAATAAGCTCTCAGCGCGTAGGATGGCTAGGCTTAAGGTCTATAAAGGGTCTGAACATCCTCATAGAGCTCAAAATCCGATACCTTTGGAGGATTAAGTATGGCGAATACAGAAGTCCAAAAGATAAAAGTGCTTGCGACTGGTAAGAGAAAGACTTCGGTAGCCAGGGTACACCTAAAAGAAGGTAGCGGTAAGATTATTGTAAACGGTAAAGGGCTTAGCGAGTATTTTCCAAGATTACTATATAGACAGCAGGTAACGGCACCCCTAGAGGCAGTCGGAGCTTTAAAGAGGTTTGATGTAAAAGCGAAGGCAGAAGGGGGAGGACTTACCGGGCAAGCTGGAGCTGTTGGTTTGGGTGTTGCACGGGCGCTTGTTCTCTATGATGAATCACACCGAGTGCTATTAAGAGAGAAAAACCTCTTAACTCGCGATCCCAGAATGGTAGAGAGAAAAAAATACGGACTTAGAAAAGCAAGACGGGCGCCTCAGTATTCGAAACGTTAGTCTAATTCGAAAAGAACAGTTCCGCCGTCGATCTTAATGATTCTTAATCTCTCCTTATTTTTGTTTATCCAAGGATAGATATATTTTATCATCTCAGAGTTAAGTCTATCAGCCAATATATGGGTTACCCCTTTTTTTTCTATATGAGTTGTTATCTTTTTCATGTCGTAGCTATAAGGTATATAGGTGCCTTTTCTTGATGAGAGCATATATATTAAGGCAGTATTTTTAGATAGTATTACAGATTCTTGAGAAGTATTCTCTTTAATCCAACTGCTTAATTGAACTACTTCATTGACCTCTGCCGGATATATCTTATTTACGGTTATTTCAAGTAACAGTTCTTTAAGCCCGGAGTAAAGGATGGATAGTATAATCGTTAGGTATATTATTCTTTTGATAGTTGAGGGGATTCTTATGATCAGCGATTTGAGTCCCCAATATAGGTAGATAAGTATTATAAATAAGATAGGATATATAAATCTTGTGCTTTGCCATGGCCAGACAATAAAGAAAAAGAGATAAGTAGCAAAAAAAACAAAGAAGCTCTTTTTATAAAAATTAGGTTTTATGCTATATATACCCGAACATAGTAATGTCCAGAACAATGTTGCATAGAGCAATATTCCCGAAGAGGGAAGATTAAATATTTCTCTGGGTATATTTAGAAAATAAAATTTAATATTATCTATTACTCTGGCTATTAAACATTCAATATCGATATATCCTTGTTGAGGCGTAAAATCATCTTTGTATAAAAGATATTTAATATGGTAAAGATTGTTTTCTGGAGCTGTTCTTGATTGAATGATATATATGGTTATTATGGTTATTGTAGTTAAGATTGCCGTAGTTATGAAAAGGTTTCGATCTTTTTTGGCGTAGCTATAGATAAAGAGAGGTACCAATATGATAATGCCTATCGTACGAGTGAATATCAAAGAATACATTGTTGCCAAAAGTAGCCCCAAATATATTTTTTTATCTTTTTGGAAGTATCGGTTTAGCAACCATAAAGATAATAATAAAAAAAACATAAAAGGAGCTTCCGTAAGTATTTTATTGCTAAATCTAATAAAGATAGGCATGCTCATTAAAGATACTGAAAGCAGGAGCGCCTCTTTTTTGTTAAATAATTCTAAGGTTAAACTAAAAAACAGTAATATAGATAAGAGGCTGAAAACAAGCATAAGTATTTTTAATGGATAAGGGTTTAAACCAAATATTTTTATTAAAGGAGCTATGATGTATGGAAATATATAGTTATTATAAAAAACAGGATTATTATCTATTTCAGATATTGTTCTATAACCGTTACCGGATGCTATTGAATCTGCTGTTGTTATATATCTTGGACTATCAAAAGATATTTCTATGGCTGGGTCTACAAGCATTGCTCCGTAGAGAAGGATAAAGAAAAGGATGAGAAATCTTTTCATCTAATTGGAGTAATAGATGAACATTGAAAATAGGCTGCTGGTTAACTTATCTCGAGTACTCTCTCTATGCATTTAATAAGCTCTTCCGGTGTTACTGGCTTGGCAAGGAAAGTTCTTCCCCCTATGGTTCCGTAGTGGGAGTCAACCTCTTTTTTGCGTGTTAGGGCTGTCACGAATACGATAGGAATGTTCTTTGTAATTTCGTCTTTTAGGAGATGTTCTGCAACCTCTGAGCCATCCATAACAGGCATTAGAAGATCTAGCAGTATAAGGTCTGGTTTTTCTTCTTTTGCTATCTCTATTCCTTCAGTACCGCTAATTACTGTTGAGACTTCAAATTTACCAGTATCTTCCAGATTCAGTTTCACAAAATGACAAAAATCTTCTTCGTCATCGATTAAAAGTATTTTTTTACTCATCTCTCTCCTCCTTTTTAAACCGGCAGTTTAATTCTTACTTCTGTGCCTTCCCTGTATTTACTCTTTATATCTATTGTACCATGATGCCTTCTTATTATACCTCTAGTTACCGGGAGCCCTAATCCGGCTGACTCTCTACTTCTTTTAGTAGTGAAGAAAGGATCAAATATTTTGTCGAGATTATCTTCCGAGATTCCGCAACCATTATCATTAAATATTATTTCAACAAAGTTCTGTTTATCTTCAGTTGTTTTATCAACAGATATATTTAAATTACCCCCGTCTCTCATAGCGTCCACAGCGTTCATGACTATATTTAAAAAAACCTGCTTCATCGGGTTTTCGTCTATATTTACCTTGGGTATCCCAGGGGTGAATTTTGTTTCTACTGTTATACTCTTAATGTCCATCTGATATTTTGTTAGAGATAGGGTCTCTTTAACAAGGTACACAATATCCGATTTTTTAAATTTCGGAAATGCCGGCTGTGAATAATCTAAAAGATCTATTATTATCTTATCTGCTCTTAAGGCAGCCTTCTTTATTCTATCCGCTGCATCTATTAGCTTGGGGTCGACAGAAATTTTCTTAAGATATTCAATCCCTTGGATAATAATAGTAAGAGGGTTTTTAATTTCATGGGCAACACCTGCAGATAGTTGGCCTAAAGATGCCATCTTCTCTGCTTGGACAAGTTGGTTTTGCGCTTCTTTTAAATCATCTATCATTTTGTTGAAGGCATTTGCTAAATCGCCAATTTCATCCGTTGATTTTATAGATACCTTTTTTTCAAATCTACCTTTTCCTATCTCTAAAATATTATCTCTTAATTTGGATAGAGGCGTTGTTATCGTATCCCTGAAATAAATCACACTAAACAATATTAGAAGTATATTGATAAATAATCCTCCCAGTGCTATCACATAGAGGAGATATTTTGTCCTCTCTTGGCCTGAGCGCATCATTAATATTTCTTCGTAAACAAATTGATGAAATTTCTCAGAGATCATTAAAGTGTTGGATAGCTTAAACTCTAGTTTTTTAAGTAAGGCTTCGGTTTCAAACAGAGGCCTATCTTCCTCTATATTAAATATTTCAAAGGCAATTTTCTTAGCCTGAGCATATTCTGTTGTGACATAGTTTAAAAGCTGTCTGCCTTCAATTTTGCCTATTTCAAGCTGATATGTTTTATCCAGGAGTTCTTCTACATTGATACTTGTTTGTTGGAAGCTGTTCTTCTTCTGGTTAAAATCTTCAGTTGGTATTATTAGTTGTGCAAAAGAACGCTCTAAGTTTTTCGCTAAATTGAGTATCTCGATATCATTCTGTAGTTCCTCAATGTAGTATTCATGGTGGTTGGCGATATATATGTAGCTAATTGTAATAATTGCTATTTCAATGATGAAGATAGTGAAGAAAATTCCAAATTTAAAACTTAATTTAATTCGCATTTCTTATATTTACAATATGTACAATAATATAAACTAAACTATTATATACCTTTATTTTATTTCTTCAAAATGTAAAATGTATATAAGGCTATGTTGCTTGAAATAATTTCTTTTATCTGGTATAAGGATAGAACCCTAATATCGGGGTGTGGCTCAGCTTGGTTTAGAGCGCCTGGTTTGGGACCAGGAGGTCGGGAGTTCGAATCTCCCCACCCCGATTGCAATATTATAGAATAGAGCTACAATATGTTAAATATGCGCCTGTAGCTCAATCGGATAGAGCATCTGCCTTCTAAGCCGAACCAGCCCATTTCCCTAACCCTTTGATTTAACTGTAAATGTATTATCTATCAAGTAATTGTCCCAAAATCCAAAGTACACTGAAGTACATTGACGTACATCTAAATTGTCCCCAGATTGTCCCCCAAGGAGAGGCTATGATGTATGCCATAAGTAATAAGATTTTGTCGTAGTTACTAAATAAGGAGCTGGCGAAGGTTGATTGGGTAAGTGTATTAATAATTGTTTAAGCAACGTTTATACTTGTAGCTTTAGTGATCCAAGCCTATCCATAACTAGAGAATCTGTTATTTTTTAATTTTGTTATTGACAACTATAAATTAGGTGTATAATTACGCATTAAATTTAACTTATACTTAAATATGTCAAAATTTAGTTTTATAGGGTGTATTGAAATTAAAGAATTGCTTGGTAAGAGAGCAGGGGATGAATTAAAGCTGCTTGAATACATCGAGGAAGTCTCTCTAGATTGCATATATTATCATACTCATAGTTATTTTTTAAGGCATTATTATCTTGCAGGATCTTATCCCAATGATTTTGCTAATTGGGTTGCAATTCAAGTAAGAGATAGAGTTTTAGGTGAAAAACTGGCCTCCGTAACCCCCCATGGATTTAAAAGCTTAGAAGATGTAAGAGCAGAGTTAATAGAGATTATAGATAGGCATTTATCTTCAATTGAAATAATACCCCGAGTTGTATATGGTGAATCTTTTTATTTTATGAAGTCTAGAATAATTGAAATTCCCATAGGTGTTGAAGTGAATAATTTTGAAGAGTTTAAAGGTGTTTTAAAAACAGTAGATGCAAGTTCCATTTATTACCATATTTTTGAGTCAAGATTGAGAAATAAAAAAGGTAGTAGTGATTTTGCAATCTGGCTTAAAGATGAGTTAGGTCTAAATGTGCTCGCTGAACAGATTGAATTATTAGATTGTTATATGTATAGTTTGGAAGATCTAAGATCTAAATTGATAGATTTATGCAATCAAGTCGAAGAATAGATTATGAATGATAAATTGACAATTGAATTATATAAAGATATAGCTCCAGCCGGTACGGTTGATTTAATTAAGAGGCTTGTAGAAAAATTACAAGGTAAGTCTGTTTTACATGTTAATTCTACTCGTTTAGGTGGTGGTGTAGCTGAAATGTTATTGAGGCTTGTACCTATGTTTAATGAGCTTGGAGTAAAATCTAATTGGGATGTGGTAAAAGGTTCAGACCTTTTTTATAAAACAACGAAATGTTTTCATAATGCTCTGCAGGGAGATGAGCAGAATATAACTGCAGATATGTATGAAGAATATCTAAGAGTCAACAGGGAGAATGCAGATAATATGAATTTTAATGATGATATAATTGTAATACACGATCCTCAACCAGCAGCGTTTATAAAAAATAGAAACAATAGTTCGAAATGGATATGGAGATGTCATATAGACATATCAAGGCCACAGAGAAAAGTATGGCAATTTTTAAAAGAGTTTGTAAATAGTTATGATGCAGCTATATTCTCTTTACCCAAGTTTGCACAGAATATTAATATTCCGCAGTTTTTGATATATCCATCAATAGATCCGTTAAGTGATAAAAATAAAGAGATTTCTCGTAAGGAGATTAATCAGGTATTAAAAAAATTCAACATTCCTATGGATAAGCCCATTATTTTACAGGTATCGCGGTTTGATAAATTTAAAGATCCTATAGGAGTTATTAAGGCGTACCAAATGGTTAAAAAATTTAATGATTGCTACCTTATTCTTGCTGGCGGAGGGGCTAGCGATGACCCTGAAGGTCAAGAGGTTTTGAATAGAGTGTACGAGGAAGCATCTCATGACAAAGACATATATGTTCTGGATTTACCACCAGATGCAAATATAGAAATAAATGCATTGCAACGGTCTGCCTCTGTAGTATTGCAAAAATCTACAAAGGAGGGATTTGGCTTAACTGTTGCCGAAGCTATGTGGAAAGGAAAACCTGTTATAGGAGGCGCTGTAGGTGGTATTGCAACTCAAATAGTTTACGGGATAACTGGATTTACTGTTAATTCCATAGAAGGTTGTGCTTATAGGATACGTTATCTTTTAAACAACCCTGTGATTGCCAAAAAAATAGGTAAAGATGCTAAAGAGTATACAAGGAGAAATTTTTTAATAACAAGACATATGTTGGATTATATAGCTCTTATGTACTCTGTTTTGAACGGAAAATAAAGAATGAGTGAAGAAATAAAGAAAGCCCAAGCAAGATAGGGGAGAGCGTAAAAAGTGGCTAGGAGTATGAGTGTTATTATTGGAGTTCCGTGCCTCCGGTAAGCCTAACAATTTTCTCCAATTTTCGTCTACTGTAAGGTAGTTTCAGTTTTAATTTAAAAGTATAAGATTGAAATTCCCTTTTCTTTATGTTATTAAATTACAATGCGCCTGTAGCTCAATCGGACAGAGCATCTGCCTTCTAAGCAGAACCAGCCCAATTCCCTAACTCATTGATTTAACTGTAAATGTATTATCTATCAAACAATTATCCTAAAATCCAAAGTACACTGAAGTACATTGACGTACATCTACGTACATTTAAATTGTCCCCATATTGTCCCCAGGGTAGAGGGTGGTGTACTTGCTAAAGCTTTGCTCTAACAATAATTCAGAGTAACAGTTCAGCTATCAAAAGTAACTCATCCCTTTTAATATAGCACTATATCTTTAAACCCTCCTTTTGCCACTCTGTAATAGCTCCGTAATAGTGCTTGACAGAGCCTATCTTTTAGACTATAATCTGATATGTTGATATGATATCAGATAAGGTAAAGCTTATGGATGAAAAGAAGATACTTAAAGAACGCCGTAAGATATATGGTCAAATGCCCATGGTTGAGGAGTCTATCCGCGGTTCATTAGTTGTAATGAGAAGAACCTGCGGGAAAGCTAATTGCCGCTGTCAAAAGGGCCAAAAACACAGAGCAATGTACTTATCTCAAAGTCACAACGGTAAGACACGCATGATATATATCCCGAAGAACATGGAAAAGAGGGTGGATCAGTATATTAAGAATTACCAAAAGATAAAAAGTGTTTTGAACCGCTTATCAGATATTAATATAAAATTGCTTACCAAAAGGTAATAGAGGATGAGTAAAAAGAATCTTTACAAAAGGCTCTTAGAACTTGAAGAAGAGAATAAAAGACTAAAAGAAGAGAATGCATATCTAAGATTTGAATTGGAAGAGTTCAAATCCAAAAGATACAAATCCAATAAGGAAAAACCGCCTGACCATGGAGGACCCAAACTTCAGCCTAAGAAAAAAGGCGGTTTGTTTGGTCATATAGGCTGGTTCAGGAAGAAGCCTCAAAGAATAGAT from Candidatus Kaelpia imicola includes the following:
- the rpsI gene encoding 30S ribosomal protein S9; the encoded protein is MANTEVQKIKVLATGKRKTSVARVHLKEGSGKIIVNGKGLSEYFPRLLYRQQVTAPLEAVGALKRFDVKAKAEGGGLTGQAGAVGLGVARALVLYDESHRVLLREKNLLTRDPRMVERKKYGLRKARRAPQYSKR
- a CDS encoding glycosyltransferase family 39 protein, which translates into the protein MLVDPAIEISFDSPRYITTADSIASGNGYRTISEIDNNPVFYNNYIFPYIIAPLIKIFGLNPYPLKILMLVFSLLSILLFFSLTLELFNKKEALLLSVSLMSMPIFIRFSNKILTEAPFMFFLLLSLWLLNRYFQKDKKIYLGLLLATMYSLIFTRTIGIIILVPLFIYSYAKKDRNLFITTAILTTITIITIYIIQSRTAPENNLYHIKYLLYKDDFTPQQGYIDIECLIARVIDNIKFYFLNIPREIFNLPSSGILLYATLFWTLLCSGIYSIKPNFYKKSFFVFFATYLFFFIVWPWQSTRFIYPILFIILIYLYWGLKSLIIRIPSTIKRIIYLTIILSILYSGLKELLLEITVNKIYPAEVNEVVQLSSWIKENTSQESVILSKNTALIYMLSSRKGTYIPYSYDMKKITTHIEKKGVTHILADRLNSEMIKYIYPWINKNKERLRIIKIDGGTVLFELD
- a CDS encoding response regulator; the protein is MSKKILLIDDEEDFCHFVKLNLEDTGKFEVSTVISGTEGIEIAKEEKPDLILLDLLMPVMDGSEVAEHLLKDEITKNIPIVFVTALTRKKEVDSHYGTIGGRTFLAKPVTPEELIKCIERVLEIS
- a CDS encoding ATP-binding protein, whose protein sequence is MRIKLSFKFGIFFTIFIIEIAIITISYIYIANHHEYYIEELQNDIEILNLAKNLERSFAQLIIPTEDFNQKKNSFQQTSINVEELLDKTYQLEIGKIEGRQLLNYVTTEYAQAKKIAFEIFNIEEDRPLFETEALLKKLEFKLSNTLMISEKFHQFVYEEILMMRSGQERTKYLLYVIALGGLFINILLILFSVIYFRDTITTPLSKLRDNILEIGKGRFEKKVSIKSTDEIGDLANAFNKMIDDLKEAQNQLVQAEKMASLGQLSAGVAHEIKNPLTIIIQGIEYLKKISVDPKLIDAADRIKKAALRADKIIIDLLDYSQPAFPKFKKSDIVYLVKETLSLTKYQMDIKSITVETKFTPGIPKVNIDENPMKQVFLNIVMNAVDAMRDGGNLNISVDKTTEDKQNFVEIIFNDNGCGISEDNLDKIFDPFFTTKRSRESAGLGLPVTRGIIRRHHGTIDIKSKYREGTEVRIKLPV
- a CDS encoding DUF5752 family protein — protein: MSKFSFIGCIEIKELLGKRAGDELKLLEYIEEVSLDCIYYHTHSYFLRHYYLAGSYPNDFANWVAIQVRDRVLGEKLASVTPHGFKSLEDVRAELIEIIDRHLSSIEIIPRVVYGESFYFMKSRIIEIPIGVEVNNFEEFKGVLKTVDASSIYYHIFESRLRNKKGSSDFAIWLKDELGLNVLAEQIELLDCYMYSLEDLRSKLIDLCNQVEE
- a CDS encoding glycosyltransferase encodes the protein MNDKLTIELYKDIAPAGTVDLIKRLVEKLQGKSVLHVNSTRLGGGVAEMLLRLVPMFNELGVKSNWDVVKGSDLFYKTTKCFHNALQGDEQNITADMYEEYLRVNRENADNMNFNDDIIVIHDPQPAAFIKNRNNSSKWIWRCHIDISRPQRKVWQFLKEFVNSYDAAIFSLPKFAQNINIPQFLIYPSIDPLSDKNKEISRKEINQVLKKFNIPMDKPIILQVSRFDKFKDPIGVIKAYQMVKKFNDCYLILAGGGASDDPEGQEVLNRVYEEASHDKDIYVLDLPPDANIEINALQRSASVVLQKSTKEGFGLTVAEAMWKGKPVIGGAVGGIATQIVYGITGFTVNSIEGCAYRIRYLLNNPVIAKKIGKDAKEYTRRNFLITRHMLDYIALMYSVLNGK